The following is a genomic window from Methanoculleus thermophilus.
CTGGTGGATCCGGATGCAGTGGGGAGATGGCTTCATTGCCGTCGCAGCGACGCTTCTTGGGACCGTCATCGGCTATGGCATCATTATAACTCTTCTTCGGATGGTGGGCCATCCGGTCGAGTAGTCCGGTTAAAGGGGCACGCCTCTCTCAGACATTCGCGGTTGATATCACCAAACTCACACCGCACCTTCCCCTCCGACGGGAGGGCTACGCCGAACCGCTCGGAAAGGTTGGTGACCGCCGTCCGGATCGCAAGCCATGAGTCGCGTTTGCAGCACCGGGGACCGCCGTGCCGGGCGATCATCATCAGGCTGCGTGCGGTCATCTGGTTTGCGAGCGACCACTCCTGTTTCTTTAGGGGTGTTGACCCGGTGATCAGGCTTGCGAAGATACCGGTCCCGATCGCCGCGCCGCAGGCACCGTGAGTGCCGCAGAATCCTCCCTGGACCGTCCCGGCCCTCGCACGCGCC
Proteins encoded in this region:
- a CDS encoding DUF5714 domain-containing protein, with product MDRKVGCLICGRDLVYSKEARDVTCAVCGKTWSTTATCEAGHFVCDRCHSLEALDLIEEFCITTTLEDPLAIACTLMRHPAIRMHGPEHHFLVPASLIAAYCNHLGEPGRKGALLRQARARAGTVQGGFCGTHGACGAAIGTGIFASLITGSTPLKKQEWSLANQMTARSLMMIARHGGPRCCKRDSWLAIRTAVTNLSERFGVALPSEGKVRCEFGDINRECLREACPFNRTTRPDGPPSEEEL